The Chryseolinea soli nucleotide sequence AACCCCCGATGTTGATATCCACACCGCGGTATTGACGGGCAACCAGGAAGCGTTGAAGCAACACATTGCCGCCGGCACCAATATCAATGAGAAGGACCCGTTCGGCGGATCGAGTCCCCTCATCAGCGCGGCCGTGTTTGGCAAGACGGAAGAAGCCAAAATCCTCATCGATGCGGGCGCCGACATCAACTTCCAAAACAACGATGGGTCTACGCCCCTTCACACCGCCGCATTTTTCTGCAGACCGGAGATCGTCCGCATGCTGCTGGACAAAGGCGCGGACAAGACGATCAAAAATAAATACGGTGCCACCCCC carries:
- a CDS encoding ankyrin repeat domain-containing protein, which produces MKTENRTHPASWMTAVIGLALIALASSCNSQGSSQKKESGVKTPDVDIHTAVLTGNQEALKQHIAAGTNINEKDPFGGSSPLISAAVFGKTEEAKILIDAGADINFQNNDGSTPLHTAAFFCRPEIVRMLLDKGADKTIKNKYGATPALTVAGSFADSKNVYDMMGKALEPMGLKLDYAYIEKTRPEIAEMLK